One genomic segment of Paenibacillus xylanexedens includes these proteins:
- a CDS encoding Gfo/Idh/MocA family protein: MNKKIRTGIIGASINNGWASGTHIPAIEHLDEFELTAVGTSNMPSAKKSAEAFYADHGFDNMEELAQHPDVDMVVVSINVKEHYNAVKAVVPAGKPIYCEWPLGSNTEEAFEMQEWIASAQLPNAIGLQARQAPAVQYVKDLLAEGYVGKVLSANLKISIDGMGGVGDKSSAYLYDRKVGGNLLTIVGGHNLDAFTYMLGDFTELSATTAQQFPEVQLVDIQKVIKKTTDDQIMITGKLTNGAAASVHIQGGVKHQTGLTLEIFGDNGTIVLSAPASIQFGSHQLRGAGSTDNELRELTIPDAYYSAPHSLYNDSGIVLNMAQAYRKFAKDIQEGTTLAPNFADAVKLHQLLDAVEKSAQTGERQYL; encoded by the coding sequence ATGAATAAAAAAATTCGTACAGGTATCATAGGAGCTTCAATTAATAACGGATGGGCGAGTGGCACACATATTCCAGCTATTGAGCACCTGGATGAGTTCGAGCTTACCGCAGTGGGAACAAGTAATATGCCAAGTGCAAAGAAGAGCGCAGAAGCTTTCTATGCAGATCACGGCTTTGATAATATGGAGGAGTTGGCTCAGCATCCTGATGTGGATATGGTCGTTGTCAGTATTAATGTCAAGGAACATTATAACGCCGTTAAAGCCGTCGTGCCTGCTGGCAAACCAATCTATTGTGAATGGCCACTGGGGTCGAATACAGAGGAAGCGTTTGAAATGCAGGAATGGATAGCGTCCGCACAACTGCCAAATGCGATTGGACTACAGGCTAGACAAGCCCCGGCCGTTCAATATGTAAAAGATTTATTGGCAGAAGGTTATGTGGGTAAAGTGTTATCTGCCAACCTGAAGATCTCTATAGATGGCATGGGTGGCGTTGGTGACAAGTCGAGTGCGTACTTGTATGACCGGAAAGTTGGAGGGAACTTGCTGACCATTGTAGGTGGACACAATCTGGATGCATTTACCTATATGCTTGGGGACTTTACAGAATTGTCTGCCACCACAGCTCAACAGTTTCCAGAAGTTCAATTGGTAGATATTCAGAAAGTCATCAAGAAAACAACGGATGATCAGATCATGATTACAGGAAAATTGACTAATGGTGCAGCAGCCAGTGTTCATATTCAAGGTGGAGTTAAACATCAGACAGGACTCACACTTGAAATTTTCGGAGACAATGGCACGATTGTGCTGAGCGCCCCGGCATCCATTCAATTCGGATCACACCAATTACGCGGTGCAGGATCTACGGACAACGAGCTTCGTGAACTAACCATTCCCGATGCCTATTACTCGGCTCCACATTCTTTATATAACGACTCCGGAATTGTTCTGAACATGGCTCAGGCTTATCGTAAGTTTGCCAAAGATATTCAAGAAGGTACTACCTTAGCACCTAATTTCGCGGATGCGGTGAAACTTCATCAGTTACTGGATGCCGTCGAGAAATCAGCCCAGACCGGTGAACGTCAATATCTATAA
- a CDS encoding NtaA/DmoA family FMN-dependent monooxygenase (This protein belongs to a clade of FMN-dependent monooxygenases, within a broader family of flavin-dependent oxidoreductases, the luciferase-like monooxygenase (LMM) family, some of whose members use coenzyme F420 rather than FMN.) encodes MKKRSEMQLALQMVSGYGAEFSAWRMPGTDPAAYSNMDSYVERAKLAEQGKFQMIFIADTPGLSNNLGPQTPMFPMDPMLALMAVARETQHIGLVATLSTTFNYPYNIARQFKALDVISHGRVGWNAVTTSDPLAAANFGARVENRQERYDKAHESIQIVQALWGSWEPEAWTLDVEGGEFADMDKIQPINLQGQYYASRGPLPIPPSEQGQPVIFQAGGGGEGLELAGKYASGVYANPYDITSAREHRQAIRQSAVRFGRNPDDIKMFAGFMFSLASTEEEALDRRKQLMSFNPQEIPSRVSYLGSMVGLPLSVNSVDIDQPLAGDLLKNAYANPMDPRSPRALKLLKEGLSVRDVLAHGVINYHPVVAGTPTQAADFLEEWFLAEACDGFSVVPDVSFDGVADFVNQVVPILQERGLFHKEYEGKTLRENMGVPYEYGLQEHGINE; translated from the coding sequence ATGAAAAAAAGAAGTGAAATGCAACTGGCTTTACAGATGGTTTCGGGTTATGGAGCCGAATTTAGCGCATGGAGAATGCCTGGCACGGATCCTGCAGCTTACAGCAATATGGATAGTTATGTAGAACGGGCTAAATTAGCTGAACAAGGAAAATTTCAAATGATTTTCATCGCTGACACTCCAGGATTATCCAACAATTTAGGCCCACAGACGCCTATGTTCCCTATGGACCCCATGTTGGCACTGATGGCAGTAGCAAGAGAGACACAACACATTGGACTTGTTGCTACCCTCTCTACAACATTTAATTATCCCTACAACATTGCACGTCAGTTCAAAGCACTGGATGTTATCAGTCATGGACGTGTGGGATGGAATGCGGTTACCACATCCGACCCCCTAGCGGCGGCTAATTTCGGTGCCCGGGTTGAAAATCGCCAAGAGCGCTATGACAAGGCACATGAAAGCATACAAATTGTTCAGGCCTTGTGGGGGAGTTGGGAACCAGAAGCTTGGACGTTAGATGTAGAAGGAGGGGAATTTGCTGATATGGACAAAATCCAGCCTATTAACCTTCAGGGTCAATATTATGCATCTCGTGGTCCTTTGCCCATTCCGCCCTCTGAGCAAGGACAGCCAGTGATTTTCCAGGCAGGGGGAGGAGGTGAAGGATTAGAATTAGCTGGGAAATATGCTTCGGGAGTGTACGCCAATCCTTATGATATTACGTCTGCCCGTGAACACAGACAAGCCATAAGGCAAAGTGCTGTTCGTTTTGGTCGAAACCCCGATGATATCAAAATGTTTGCAGGTTTTATGTTTTCTCTGGCTTCAACGGAGGAAGAAGCTCTGGATCGTCGGAAACAGCTTATGAGCTTTAATCCCCAGGAAATCCCTAGCAGGGTAAGTTACCTCGGATCCATGGTTGGTTTACCCTTATCGGTAAATTCTGTAGATATAGATCAACCTTTAGCGGGAGATTTGTTAAAAAATGCATATGCCAACCCCATGGACCCACGTTCTCCGAGAGCCTTAAAGTTATTAAAAGAAGGACTCTCTGTAAGGGATGTTCTCGCTCACGGGGTCATCAACTATCATCCGGTTGTTGCAGGCACCCCGACACAGGCTGCTGACTTCTTGGAAGAATGGTTTTTGGCTGAAGCATGTGACGGATTCTCCGTCGTTCCCGATGTATCTTTTGATGGCGTTGCAGATTTTGTGAATCAGGTAGTACCTATCTTGCAGGAACGCGGTTTGTTCCATAAGGAATATGAAGGGAAAACACTACGCGAGAATATGGGCGTTCCTTACGAATACGGATTGCAGGAACATGGAATCAACGAATAA
- the nfsA gene encoding oxygen-insensitive NADPH nitroreductase produces MNNTLELLHNHTSFRSYTSQPLTEEQIDAIFQAANQTSSFSLLQAVSIIRITDPVLRKKVRHLCVDQPYIEEAAEFWVFCADFNRNHEIAPDVDIEYIEFLLIGSFDAGLMAQNALTAAESMGLGGVFIGGVRANISELSDVLNLPKYVIPLVGLCIGNPAGDKPELKPRLPQSMVLLDNQYQPMDQEKLAIYDETMLKYYENRPTRAPFTVKKVKGWSDHIQDHLERSIQPQMMAYLNKQGFAKK; encoded by the coding sequence ATGAATAACACACTCGAATTGCTTCATAACCATACATCGTTTCGTTCTTACACATCTCAACCCCTAACTGAGGAACAAATAGATGCAATATTTCAGGCAGCAAATCAAACTTCATCGTTCAGTCTTCTGCAGGCGGTATCCATTATTCGCATCACAGATCCAGTTCTTCGAAAAAAAGTCAGACATCTCTGTGTCGATCAACCCTATATTGAAGAAGCGGCAGAATTCTGGGTCTTCTGTGCAGATTTCAACCGAAATCATGAAATCGCTCCGGATGTGGATATTGAATATATTGAATTTCTGTTGATTGGTTCATTCGATGCCGGCCTGATGGCACAAAATGCGTTAACCGCGGCTGAATCGATGGGACTTGGCGGAGTGTTCATTGGTGGGGTCAGAGCCAATATAAGCGAACTATCTGACGTATTGAATTTACCTAAATATGTTATACCTCTGGTGGGATTATGTATCGGTAATCCAGCTGGAGATAAGCCGGAACTGAAACCTCGGCTCCCTCAATCCATGGTATTGCTTGATAATCAATACCAACCAATGGATCAAGAGAAATTAGCAATCTATGATGAGACCATGCTGAAGTATTATGAAAATCGTCCGACGAGAGCTCCTTTCACCGTAAAAAAAGTAAAAGGATGGAGTGACCATATCCAGGATCACCTCGAGAGAAGTATTCAACCGCAAATGATGGCCTATTTGAACAAGCAAGGTTTTGCCAAAAAATAA
- a CDS encoding MarR family winged helix-turn-helix transcriptional regulator, which produces MTDTVDCDIRQSLDRISSQMRRNYSESLRELNLYVGQDNLLYRLWLGDGVTQMQLSEHMKCEPPTVTNMVKSLEQNGFIYRKRDVQDARIMRIFLTDKGKELEKPVEYKWREQQEKLLQSISSEDRMILRQFMQQMERNIL; this is translated from the coding sequence ATGACAGATACAGTAGATTGTGATATTCGACAGTCTTTAGATCGAATTTCCTCCCAAATGCGTCGAAATTATAGTGAATCTCTTCGGGAACTTAATCTCTATGTAGGACAAGATAATCTGTTGTATCGGCTGTGGTTGGGTGATGGGGTAACACAGATGCAACTAAGTGAACATATGAAATGCGAACCACCAACGGTTACAAACATGGTCAAATCACTGGAACAGAACGGATTTATATATCGCAAACGTGATGTACAGGATGCAAGGATCATGCGTATCTTTCTAACCGATAAGGGCAAAGAATTAGAAAAACCGGTTGAGTATAAATGGAGAGAGCAGCAAGAGAAACTACTTCAATCCATTTCTTCGGAAGATCGGATGATACTGAGACAATTCATGCAACAAATGGAGCGAAATATCTTATAA
- a CDS encoding glycoside hydrolase family 95 protein produces MKTKNIWFNQPAGTWEEALPIGNGTLGGMIFGKTQIERIQLNEDSLWYGGPMQRNNPQALESLSQIRSLIFDGKIREAEELAADTLVGVPDGQRHYEPLGDFYIAMDHSEHEPNGYQRHLDLEQGKVNVNYTADQSIYSRDYFASYPDQVLVVHLKSSVPGKLSFSTVFGRGTVLKSTSYSDILKHPVGFQSYLDRIERRGTNNLIIRGRSGGEEGIRFCCAIRLISEGGQVHYSSGQLSLKDGNSATILITACTDFRVPKEQLEVECLRRIEAASTKPYSELLANHVSDYQSLFEKMDIHLEDENKDVICSELPIDQRLERLRAGKHDPELMSLYFQFGRYLLISSSRPGSLPANLQGIWNKDMLPVWDSKYTININTQMNYWPAESCNLSECHVPLFDFIDRLQVRGKETARTMYGCKGFVAHHNSDIWADAAPQDVCMTSTFWTMGGAWLSLHLWDHYEYNKDVQFLKKVYSTMKDAAMFILDYLIEDPTGNWVICPSSSPENRYILDNGESGALCFGASMDNQIIRELFTRCIESTRILQEDQEFGEVLRSALTKIPETSIGKHGQIQEWSNDYDELEPGHRHISHLFALHPGTQITLQSTPDLAKAARVTLDRRLEHGGGHTGWSRAWILNMWARLEESELAHDNIVELLRSSTLPNLFCDHPPFQIDGNFGGTAGIAEMLLQSHNEVIRLLPALPAAWPKGYIRGIRARGGFEIDLEWENGRLLNTRIRSIEETRVTVSYLDQKIELTFPGPNSIIELKGYDWNNQ; encoded by the coding sequence GTGAAGACCAAAAATATCTGGTTTAATCAACCTGCTGGAACATGGGAAGAGGCATTGCCTATCGGAAATGGAACTCTTGGAGGCATGATTTTTGGGAAAACACAGATCGAGAGAATTCAGCTTAATGAAGATAGTCTGTGGTATGGTGGTCCGATGCAGCGGAATAATCCTCAAGCACTTGAATCTTTATCTCAGATCAGAAGCCTGATTTTTGACGGTAAGATTAGGGAAGCAGAAGAACTCGCAGCAGATACTTTGGTAGGTGTTCCTGACGGGCAAAGACATTATGAGCCATTAGGGGACTTCTATATCGCTATGGATCACAGTGAACATGAACCAAATGGATATCAAAGACATCTCGATCTGGAACAAGGTAAGGTAAACGTGAATTATACCGCAGATCAATCCATTTACAGCCGTGATTATTTTGCTAGCTACCCGGATCAAGTGCTCGTTGTTCATCTCAAATCTAGCGTGCCTGGAAAGTTATCTTTCTCCACTGTTTTTGGCAGGGGAACCGTTCTGAAATCAACATCCTATTCAGATATTCTTAAGCATCCTGTTGGTTTCCAATCCTATCTGGACCGGATTGAGAGGCGTGGAACGAATAACTTGATCATCCGGGGAAGAAGTGGGGGAGAAGAAGGAATCCGATTTTGTTGTGCGATTCGCCTTATATCTGAAGGAGGGCAGGTTCATTATTCAAGCGGTCAGCTTTCTCTGAAGGATGGTAATTCAGCGACTATTCTAATTACGGCGTGCACGGATTTCCGAGTACCCAAGGAACAACTCGAAGTGGAGTGCCTCCGAAGAATTGAGGCCGCTTCAACAAAACCATATAGCGAACTGCTCGCCAATCATGTCTCGGACTATCAATCCTTATTCGAAAAGATGGATATACATCTCGAAGATGAAAATAAAGATGTGATATGTTCCGAACTTCCAATCGATCAGCGCCTTGAACGGCTTAGAGCTGGTAAGCATGATCCGGAACTGATGAGTCTATACTTTCAATTTGGTCGCTATCTGCTTATCTCAAGCAGCCGTCCAGGTTCTTTACCGGCAAACCTTCAAGGGATATGGAATAAAGACATGCTTCCTGTATGGGATAGCAAATATACGATTAATATTAATACACAGATGAACTACTGGCCTGCAGAAAGCTGCAATCTGTCTGAATGTCACGTTCCATTGTTTGATTTTATAGATCGACTGCAAGTCCGGGGAAAGGAAACCGCTAGAACCATGTATGGATGCAAGGGGTTCGTTGCTCATCACAATTCGGATATCTGGGCAGACGCTGCTCCGCAGGATGTATGTATGACATCGACGTTTTGGACTATGGGAGGAGCATGGCTTTCATTACATCTATGGGACCACTACGAATACAATAAGGATGTTCAGTTTCTCAAAAAAGTTTACTCCACGATGAAAGATGCGGCTATGTTTATTTTGGATTATCTAATAGAGGATCCTACCGGCAATTGGGTGATATGTCCTTCGTCCTCACCGGAAAATCGCTATATATTAGATAATGGAGAGTCGGGGGCTTTATGTTTTGGTGCTTCAATGGACAATCAGATTATTAGAGAACTCTTCACGCGTTGCATTGAAAGTACCCGGATCTTGCAAGAAGATCAGGAATTCGGAGAAGTACTCCGCAGTGCTTTAACCAAAATACCGGAGACCTCCATTGGCAAACATGGCCAGATCCAAGAGTGGAGTAACGATTATGATGAATTGGAACCGGGTCACAGACATATTTCCCATTTATTCGCTTTGCATCCTGGAACGCAAATTACGTTGCAATCAACGCCTGACCTGGCCAAGGCAGCTCGTGTAACACTCGATAGAAGACTGGAACACGGTGGTGGACACACTGGATGGAGCCGGGCGTGGATTCTCAACATGTGGGCACGATTAGAGGAGTCGGAACTTGCACACGATAACATAGTGGAACTTCTTCGTTCCTCCACGTTACCCAATCTGTTTTGTGACCATCCTCCATTTCAAATTGATGGGAACTTTGGAGGTACTGCAGGGATAGCAGAGATGCTTCTCCAGAGTCATAACGAAGTAATCAGATTGTTACCTGCTTTGCCAGCAGCTTGGCCAAAAGGATATATTCGTGGTATTCGGGCTCGTGGGGGATTTGAAATAGATCTGGAATGGGAAAATGGTCGTCTGTTGAATACCAGAATTCGTTCTATTGAAGAAACAAGAGTAACCGTGTCCTATCTGGACCAAAAAATAGAATTAACCTTTCCTGGCCCCAATTCAATAATTGAACTAAAAGGATACGACTGGAATAATCAATAA
- a CDS encoding AraC family transcriptional regulator has protein sequence MNETSEYLFDPIQNELLYLHRTTTYNMGTFYHRHNAYELYLFLRGNVNFYIENRCYHLQRGDLLVLSPEEMHRSFALDKNEYERITINLKKSYLNRLSTSSTNLSACFDYRPKGKGNIVHLEEEELQRVLQLAGELEQCLSSSDYGADILGNILITQLLLLTNLTFQNTDFVATDIMPKLVRNTMDYIECNLTRQLTLEQLSEAMFTNSSYISRQFKKHTGLTIREYILSRRIELSKSYLIEGLSITEACYQSGFGDYANFIRSFTKQVGTSPGKYVKYGSLL, from the coding sequence ATGAATGAGACTTCAGAATACCTGTTTGATCCAATCCAGAATGAGCTGTTGTACCTTCATCGCACCACCACGTATAATATGGGAACGTTTTATCATCGACATAATGCATATGAACTCTACTTATTTCTTCGTGGCAATGTAAACTTCTATATTGAGAACCGTTGTTACCATTTGCAACGTGGCGATCTGCTCGTTCTTAGCCCGGAGGAGATGCACCGTTCCTTTGCCTTGGACAAAAACGAATATGAGAGAATTACCATAAATCTGAAAAAGTCATATCTGAACCGCTTGTCTACTTCAAGCACCAACTTATCCGCATGTTTCGACTACCGTCCCAAGGGTAAGGGTAATATCGTACATCTTGAAGAGGAAGAGCTTCAACGAGTGCTGCAATTAGCTGGCGAGCTTGAACAGTGTCTCTCATCAAGTGACTATGGAGCGGATATTCTGGGGAATATTTTGATTACACAGCTACTCCTTCTAACGAATCTAACTTTTCAAAATACGGATTTTGTTGCAACGGATATTATGCCTAAACTAGTTCGAAACACGATGGATTACATTGAATGTAATCTGACGAGGCAACTGACGCTCGAACAATTGTCAGAGGCTATGTTCACGAATAGCAGCTATATTAGTCGACAATTCAAAAAGCATACCGGACTCACGATTCGAGAATACATTCTTAGTCGCCGTATAGAGCTGTCGAAATCTTATTTAATCGAAGGTTTAAGTATTACAGAGGCCTGTTATCAATCCGGTTTTGGAGATTATGCCAATTTTATTCGCAGCTTCACCAAGCAGGTAGGCACTTCACCTGGTAAGTACGTTAAATATGGAAGTCTTCTTTGA
- a CDS encoding response regulator, translated as MLKVLLVDDEMYVRKGLYELINWMDLNMEIIGEAENGAEALNLIECLQPDVIITDIRMPILDGLELIRAVEKMPHLEPVFIIISGYHDFKYAQQAIRYGVHDYILKPIDDEELTATLQKSANLICNKRKHILLAEGQASNIMLEDVIKGHVQKEDEHRYAEMLGINRNSSLLMTLIELQTGLDAIKITIEQLREAVHSLESNLCKIFISEQQRGMFTLLLLWPDHHQGGSALQDKLHNIHITLSKRFNLDIGLYAGTLVKEIGDVPQSLMAAEEAAKHKYAETGGVVRYTEIKDKPLFVFNVYQDEVDQLILSLEEGNRSAYHKVVEEKFKLFHMNRFSPQAVSGSLLRYITGILAVVHEMGGNDEGLQQLKELAQQSHEGWSLRLLKNAFLIALEEAEDYVSHLRMERSKGDISKIKRYIDANYTENINLKSIAALFYMNPVYLGRLFRKSYNQYFNDYLLNLRIHEAKKLLRQTDLRMYEVAARVGFQNADYFVTQFEKLVKLSPTEYRNLLMANEQRGAQCQDGT; from the coding sequence ATGTTAAAAGTATTACTGGTAGATGACGAGATGTATGTACGAAAGGGGCTGTATGAACTCATAAATTGGATGGATCTTAATATGGAGATTATCGGAGAGGCAGAGAACGGTGCAGAGGCATTAAATCTGATTGAATGCCTGCAACCAGACGTGATTATTACAGATATCCGCATGCCAATTCTGGATGGACTGGAACTGATACGTGCCGTAGAGAAAATGCCACATCTGGAACCTGTGTTCATTATCATCAGTGGTTATCATGACTTCAAATATGCACAGCAGGCAATCCGGTACGGTGTTCATGACTATATCCTGAAGCCTATTGATGATGAAGAACTGACGGCGACGTTGCAGAAGTCGGCTAATCTGATTTGCAATAAAAGAAAACATATTCTTTTGGCTGAGGGACAGGCCAGTAACATCATGCTGGAGGATGTGATCAAAGGCCATGTACAGAAGGAGGATGAACATCGATATGCCGAGATGCTTGGGATCAATCGTAACTCCAGTCTGCTCATGACTTTGATTGAACTTCAGACCGGATTAGATGCAATTAAAATTACGATTGAACAGCTACGTGAAGCAGTACATTCTCTGGAGAGTAATTTATGCAAAATATTCATCAGTGAGCAACAACGCGGAATGTTTACTTTATTACTGTTGTGGCCTGATCATCATCAAGGGGGCTCGGCGTTACAGGATAAACTGCATAATATTCATATAACACTGAGCAAAAGGTTTAACCTGGATATCGGTCTTTACGCAGGAACACTCGTCAAAGAAATTGGTGATGTCCCACAATCCCTTATGGCGGCTGAAGAAGCAGCCAAGCATAAATATGCTGAAACTGGTGGTGTCGTACGTTATACCGAGATCAAGGACAAACCGCTGTTTGTTTTTAATGTATACCAAGACGAGGTGGATCAATTAATTCTGAGCCTGGAAGAGGGGAATAGGTCAGCTTATCACAAGGTTGTAGAGGAGAAATTCAAATTGTTTCATATGAATCGATTTTCTCCTCAAGCTGTATCGGGTTCTCTTTTGCGTTATATAACGGGTATTCTCGCTGTGGTCCATGAAATGGGTGGTAATGATGAAGGTCTACAGCAGCTAAAGGAGCTGGCACAACAAAGTCATGAAGGTTGGAGTTTACGACTATTGAAAAATGCTTTTCTCATCGCGCTGGAGGAAGCCGAGGATTATGTCTCTCATCTGCGGATGGAACGATCCAAAGGGGATATCAGCAAGATCAAACGATATATTGATGCAAATTATACCGAGAACATCAATCTCAAAAGCATTGCTGCACTCTTCTATATGAATCCCGTTTATCTTGGGCGATTATTCCGCAAAAGCTACAATCAATATTTCAATGACTATCTGCTCAACCTGCGGATTCATGAAGCGAAGAAGTTATTGCGCCAGACGGATCTGAGAATGTACGAGGTTGCTGCACGTGTAGGATTTCAGAATGCGGATTATTTTGTAACCCAGTTTGAGAAACTGGTTAAGTTATCGCCCACAGAGTATCGCAATCTCCTTATGGCAAATGAGCAGCGAGGTGCACAATGCCAAGATGGAACCTGA
- a CDS encoding sensor histidine kinase, with the protein MPRWNLNYMKLRDKLLLMYVLSVFIPIVVTNVVFYNVTSANIRSQKTRDAGMALNNLKNDLRVTIDQGVGLSYSLYTDPVFNDTISRSFQSHFEYIDAYNSYLKGQFSGQMNQGIRWYQVYTDNSTILSSGYIDRLTDDVRNSDWYVQFQAYSAPYPALISSDQMLSLVQRLDNLDTGGREQLLKIDLNMDMIKQYFHNSGFDGKVYLLDPGGHIQFSNDPTAKEAQIGKRYSEIQFPNKMIPFELTYTGINYLEGWSLHGVMDEEIVLKEVRKSRSFVVWLACINFVLPSIIIAAMSRSIHVRLVRILKHMKKVKTQNFQTIPPEDARDEIGQLTMEFNRMTETIHNLIHEVYLADIQKKDLELKQQEAQLHALHSQINPHFLFNTLESVRMRSLIKGEKETAKIVHNMAKMFRKSISWNQNDVTVKEELELIESFLQIQKYRFGEKLQYTIEADPAVLMYRIPKMVILPFVENASIHGIESSPGVGIIQLFVSMENEQLHIRLTDNGIGMSQAKLEELLSYLDQNTDMGEHVGMKNAYSRLKLCYKNHFTFDIQTWEGEGTHIQIKLPLNPSAMPGD; encoded by the coding sequence ATGCCAAGATGGAACCTGAATTACATGAAGCTTCGAGATAAGCTACTGCTCATGTATGTCTTATCTGTATTTATTCCCATCGTTGTTACCAATGTGGTGTTCTACAATGTCACATCCGCCAATATTCGTAGTCAGAAAACTCGTGATGCCGGCATGGCACTGAACAATCTGAAGAACGATCTGCGGGTAACCATTGATCAGGGCGTCGGCCTCTCTTATTCGTTATATACTGACCCTGTATTCAACGACACCATCTCCCGTTCATTTCAAAGTCATTTTGAGTATATTGACGCTTATAATTCCTATCTAAAAGGGCAATTCTCCGGTCAAATGAATCAGGGAATTCGCTGGTATCAAGTGTATACCGATAATTCTACCATTTTATCTTCCGGTTATATTGATCGTTTAACTGACGATGTCCGCAACTCGGACTGGTACGTTCAATTTCAGGCATACTCCGCCCCTTATCCGGCATTGATCTCATCGGATCAGATGTTAAGTCTGGTTCAAAGGCTCGACAATCTGGACACTGGGGGGAGAGAGCAGTTACTTAAAATTGACCTGAATATGGATATGATCAAGCAGTATTTCCACAACAGCGGATTTGATGGAAAAGTGTATCTTCTTGATCCGGGGGGACACATCCAATTTTCAAATGATCCCACAGCAAAAGAAGCTCAGATAGGGAAACGTTACAGCGAGATCCAGTTTCCGAACAAAATGATTCCCTTTGAACTTACGTATACAGGCATTAACTATCTGGAAGGGTGGTCCCTGCATGGAGTGATGGATGAAGAAATTGTGTTGAAGGAGGTGCGGAAGTCCCGTTCCTTCGTCGTATGGCTGGCTTGCATTAATTTTGTCCTGCCTTCTATTATCATCGCGGCTATGTCCAGATCCATCCATGTCAGGCTGGTGCGTATTCTAAAACATATGAAAAAAGTAAAAACACAGAATTTTCAGACGATTCCGCCTGAAGATGCAAGAGATGAAATAGGTCAACTCACGATGGAATTTAATCGAATGACCGAGACGATCCATAACCTGATTCATGAGGTATATCTCGCCGACATCCAAAAGAAAGACCTGGAGTTGAAGCAGCAGGAAGCACAACTTCATGCGCTCCATAGTCAGATCAACCCACATTTTTTGTTTAATACGCTGGAGTCGGTACGTATGCGGAGCCTCATCAAAGGTGAGAAAGAGACTGCCAAAATCGTGCATAACATGGCCAAGATGTTTCGCAAGTCGATTAGTTGGAATCAGAATGATGTGACAGTGAAGGAAGAATTGGAACTCATCGAGAGTTTTTTGCAAATTCAGAAATACCGCTTTGGAGAAAAACTCCAATATACCATTGAGGCAGATCCTGCGGTACTGATGTACCGAATCCCCAAGATGGTTATCCTTCCCTTTGTTGAGAATGCAAGTATTCATGGAATTGAGTCATCTCCGGGTGTAGGCATCATTCAACTCTTTGTTTCAATGGAAAATGAACAGCTCCATATCAGACTAACGGATAACGGTATAGGGATGTCACAAGCAAAATTAGAAGAGTTGTTAAGTTACCTGGATCAAAACACCGATATGGGAGAGCATGTTGGCATGAAAAATGCGTATAGTCGCTTAAAACTTTGTTATAAAAATCACTTTACATTCGACATCCAGACATGGGAAGGAGAAGGTACGCATATCCAAATTAAGCTTCCACTTAATCCATCAGCCATGCCAGGCGACTAA